Genomic segment of Dromaius novaehollandiae isolate bDroNov1 chromosome 6, bDroNov1.hap1, whole genome shotgun sequence:
ACATGCCTGCTTTTAATACTGCTCGGGAAAGGTCACAGCAACAACCAGACTGCACGTCACGGTTGCCGGTGTGTGATGGGGAAACCGGAGGCTTCCCGCACCACCCCGAATCCGGGGGGTAGAGCAGACCGTGGTGGCTCAGGGGCAAGAGCACAGGGGTGGGTCGAGCCCTGGAAAGATTTACTCGTGCACTCGCGCAACGTTACTCCCTCCGGTTAAAGGCGTGCCTGCTGAAAGGCCACGGGTTCAGCAATCTGCAGACGCGGATAGAGATGGGATTAGGAGCGGAAGCGGCGAGATCAGAGGTGGACGTAGGCCCTccctggggcggggggcggggggtttgGGTGGCCGTCCGGGTCCGGCGGCAGCTTGGCGCGGGGCGAAGGCTCCGGGCGCAGTCGTCCGGGCGAGACGCGGGGTGTCGATTTGGGTCGGTTCGAGCTTTGTGTGTTCCTCTCCGGTCAGGACAGAGAAGCTGCAACCTGCTCTATGAAGCTGGCCAGGTTGATGTCTCGCTCGGATAAGCCCGCGCACTCGTGGGTGCTCAGGGTGATGTGAACCTaaagcagacagacagacagaccagGTGTTGCTGGCAGAAAGGACAGGAACTGGTTCCCCCAGTGCCGCAGACAGTTATCACCCGATGGAGCAGGTAGTGCTATTGCTTTCTCCAGGCTCGTTAGTGAAATTTCCTGGGGTGGGAGCAGTGCTGGTGGCATCCAGCTGCGGAGGCTGGTGGTGCAGCGACCCTCCCCTTCTCCCGGTTCCCGGTGTGCCCCTCTCCCACTCCCCGTGCCAGACCAGAGCTTCCCCAGCCCCTTCTGATGGCTGTCACCTCTGTGACTTCTCCCTTCCCGCAGCTCGCCCTGGCCACGAGCGGGCACTGCCACCCTTGGTCACGCAGCCGCTGTGCCACCCCTCCGCTTGCTCTTCCTCCGGGCCCTTTTCCCCCTTGCTGCCACTTCTGGCAGTGATTTAATAAGCAACCCGGTGGCAGCCTGCAAGCAGCTACGGCTCAGCTGGCCAGAAAacaaggaggggaggagaggacgCGTGCGCCGTGGTCACAGGCCATGCGTGACACGCAAAGGGAACAGCATCTGAGGGAGGAAGAGGTGCTGCTGagctgagcaggagctgctgccgctCTTGGTGCTGGTCTGTCCCTCCTAACTGGGACCTGCTCTCTGAGGAGCCCCGGTCGCCCCGCATCCACGTTCCTTACCTTGTTGTACACGTTGAACCACTCGGGGTGGTGATCCAGTTTCTCTGCCTGTAGAGCCACTCTGGTCATGAAGCCGAAGGCCTGCCCGGTGGGTTAAGAAGCAAAGTTAGTCTTGAACAGCTTATCCAACCCATTATCAATAATCTCACTCCCCAAATTTCTTGGTTTGTGCTGTGTATTTGGGGATTTCTATGGGTTTTCCTCTTTTTGAAGACCTTTCCCCCCACAAACCGTGCGTTGGTTGAGCGTTTTGGTGTCTTGGATGTGTCACCTTGCTCAGCCGTTACGCGTCAAGAGAAGCGGGGAGGGCTTTCTGTGCCCGGGCCACGCAAATGGGGCTCCCCGCGCTGCGCGTCGGGGCTCCCCTATCGTAAAACCCGGCACCGACACCCGTACCCGGTTGAAGTCCTTGAAGTGGAACTCCTTGTAGATGGCGTCTCTGCCGTCCACCTCGTTCCACCCCACGGCTCGCAGGTTTGGGAGCAGCTGCTCCCTCTCCTCGGCGCTCAGTCGGTGGGCTTTCCCTGCCTGGCAGacgggggggaaaggggagaggagcagaTCAGCACGGCAGAGGTAAGGTGAAGCAAGTGCTCAAATAAATGAGGCATCCTGTGGGTTGTGGGGGTTGTGTCCCGACCTGCAACGCAAAGCAAACAGAGCCTTCTGGGGCACTTCACTGGTGAGTGTGTGcgtgcaaatatatatatatacacctatgtATATGTTTGTTCATTATAAACTGAATAAGAAGTGATGGCCGGGTGAGGTTACGCTCCCAAATACATTGCATTTCATCCTCTGGAAAGGATCGCTGATGACTTCCAGGCTCGAGAACTGCTTGCTGTTGAGGTTTGCAAAGTACCTTCGGGAGCTTTATTTCAAGGGCAGCGGTATCAGGAGCCTCATAAAGAGGGAGAAGTGGCGTGAATCATAGTCATGAGTCACGCAAAACCGGAGTTTAGCTCCTTTTCTGTTGCCGTCTCCCTTACGTGACAGTGGGATTTCAGAGGTTGTTTCTGTCTGCGCGTAGCGAAGGGCAGCGGGAGCAATTATGATTTAGCGTTGTCTTCTGCTCTGGGGTGGATCTgttgctttgcttgtttttaagggggaaaaaatctgctGTTCTTCTTGGCTTGGCTTTACAAGTGAATAATGGCAAAGGTGAAGCTAGAAATGGGAGCACCTAAGTGTGGGTGGCAGGACGGGGGCTACCCGGTGCGTGATGAAGCGTTGGGGGGGCTTTGGCTGGCCCCTcgcggcccccgctccccccgctcccgTCGGCCTGGGCGTGGGAGCGGAGCGCGCGGCCTCGGGAGGACGGAGAGCAAACACGGCTCGGCGCAATAAACCCTCAGCCCTTGCCCTGCCGCGGCGACGGCTCGATAAGCTGGTTCCGGGTATCTTAGCAACGGGGATAACGTGGGCACGGAGGCGGCTGCGCGGGGGCAAGGTTTGCAGCCGTGGGTGCTTTGTGGGTGCCTGGAGGGGCGAGTCCAGGGGAAGCAGGGGCCCCGATGTCCCCCCAGGGGTGGTGGGCCCAGGGGCTGAAAGCTCCTGCTCTGTGCTAGAGCATGGAAAACCTGTTGGAAAGCCCAAGCTGATGCTTGCCCAGAGCACGCAGATAGGCACAGGCAGCGCCTGCGTTTCGGGTGCGAGTTCAAGTCCTGGACCAGCCTCCCCCAGCGAGAGCAAGCGACCCAGCTGCTTTAAAGCCAGAGCTTAATTGGTTTCCCAAACCCCTTTTCTGCATGGTGACCGCACGGGAGACCAGGCCCCGGGGCTTTTTCCAGGCTTTTTCCAGACCCAGCTGCTCCTCAAGAGCACTGAGCCAGTGGGAGGCACAGCCAGGGCAAGGTTTGCCCGCGAGACAGCCAGCTCCGGTGGCTGCTCTGTGGCCGGTGACCACCTGAGCTGCGTGTCCCTGCGGCCAGGGCACCTGGCCGGCCCCCCCGGTGTCCTCGACCCACTCCCGTCCGCTCCCCCGGTGCCGCAGGGCCCCCGTTTCCATCCCGGCACGGCGCCCAGCCTGCTGCCCATCTTGGGTATTGCACATTAATGCTTCTCACGCACACCCAGTCctttaaaacacatgcttttcattatggaaatgtaattattttgttttcgTTCTGGCTTTCTACAGCCAaggcactgttttttttttttttttgtctgcttttgagACCAAGCAGACGCATTTGTGTAGCTGAAGCTCAGGAGCTGGCGTGAGAAACCGGGAGAGCTTATCTCTGCGGGTTTTCTGGGGTTGCTTTCTGGAGATTAACCAACCCTCCCTGCCCCAATTACTCATCGCTTAGGAAAAGGTGAAGGGGCTGTGGTCAGGTATGCCGCAGGACCCGCCACCTTCGCTCCTCTCCCCTCGTTTCCCAAGCCGGGGCAGCTTGCGGCTGCCGTTAGCAAGGGGCAGGCCTGCCTGCGAGCGCcgtgctgctgccaggctgcagaaaGCTGGTGCCGATTTGCAGCCCGCCTGGGGCGCGGGCCTGGCTGCactggtgctgcagcagggatGCAGGCGGTGGGTCGTGCCTGCAAGGCGGTACTGCCGACAGCCCCTTCCCTCGCGGGGAAACCGCTCGGCGAGCCCTCGCTTCGGCAGTTCAGCGGCGCGGGAAGCGTTCCCGGCGTTACTCATTAACCGGAgcgctgctctgctctcctttccCCCTGCCCGTGCTGGAGCCGCCGGctcccacctccctgctgctgcaagGAGCCGCGCCGTCGCCTGCGAAGCCCAGGCCGGATCGCCGAGCGGCCACTCACCATCGCGGCGGTCCCTCGCGGCCTCCGGCTCCGCGCCGAGCCCACCGGAGCGGCAGCGTGTGCGCCAGCGGCTGGGGCCGCGGGAGGCGTGGCGAGGACGCTAGGTCCACCCACGGCCGGCGGCCACCCGTTCCGGTGCTGCTGGAGCACGGTCCCCTCGACCCCCGCCCGCGTGCGCCCGCTTGTTCTTACCCACCCGCCCTTCTCCTACAGGgccactttattttttcctctttaacctgttgcagcatcctggctgctgcAAAAGGCAGGACGGGCTGGGGAGGAGCGGTGCAAGCCGGCGGCTCTGGCTGTGCGCGCCAGCGCTGACAGCGGTGCTGTGCCTTGCTGGTGGTACAGCAAGCCCCGTGAGCAGCGAGGACAGAAGCTCACCCTGCCTCTGTACCTCgctggctttcctttcccttgaaGCAACCAATTCTGCGGAGGTTTTTAATATAACGTGACATGCATCTGCTGTGCGTACGCCTTGGTGCACCTTCTGGTTTCCGTTCCTAGCGTTCGTGGGTTACACGGAGATCTAGACATCTTCTGTTTCTCCGGCAGGTGCAGAAGAAGTTTGAGGGAAACAAATTCTCCGTTTCTTTTGTCGTCCTCTATAGATTTTCTTGTCACGgtaatggaaaggaaaaatgagcaTCTCCTCTATCCTTGGAGAAACTGTATGTCTGTCCAGGGGAGGAAGCTTGGAAAGCAAAGCAGGAcctgagaagaagaaaactgcagaTATAAAGCTGTAGACCTTGATGCCTACAGTGTTAGCCCACTGCTAGGCACGGCAGGGCTTGTCCCAGTCGCATGCCAGGCTGAAGTCTCCCCATCCCTTACTGGTGAGAGCATTCATCCCACTGGTGCAGCCAGATGGGATGAATGGTGAAGCAACGCCCTTCGGAAATGGAGTACAAACCCCAGTGCCCCTTGCTCCACACGCATGTAcaaggaaaagcagcaaagcGTGACTTGAGTGCAGAGTGGCCAGGGTTGTCACCTCCAGCCCGAGATGTGCCTGGCGCTGCCGGCCAGAAGTGCCCCTGTGAATGACGGCGCAAGCAGGAGGTAAAGGAGGCAACGTCCTTtcgaagcagcagctggagctgcagaagctgcagaTAGCAGCTCGCGCCCAAGCGATGCCAGCCGCACTCTGCTTCCTAAGGAAAATGCAATGTCAGCTTTGATGGTGACTTCTCAGGACCACCAGCACCTCTCGGCTAGGTGACAGTGCCCTTCAGGACCGCGATGGTTTTC
This window contains:
- the PCBD1 gene encoding pterin-4-alpha-carbinolamine dehydratase, which produces MAGKAHRLSAEEREQLLPNLRAVGWNEVDGRDAIYKEFHFKDFNRAFGFMTRVALQAEKLDHHPEWFNVYNKVHITLSTHECAGLSERDINLASFIEQVAASLS